A stretch of the Denticeps clupeoides chromosome 6, fDenClu1.1, whole genome shotgun sequence genome encodes the following:
- the b9d2 gene encoding B9 domain-containing protein 2: protein MAELHIIGQILGARGFPQNSVFCKWGIHAGGAWRLLSGSREGQTQIDAPQAGEMAYWSHPIDLHYTTKGLQGWPKLHLQVLHQDSFGRCQLYGYGYCHIPSSAGHHRLQCVTWCPEGSWQEQLTQSFVGGGPQLRSPDLIYSGADRYRLQTVAMGMVELELTVILRHFDRHGVEC, encoded by the exons ATGGCAGAGTTGCACATTATCGGCCAGATTCTCGGCGCCCGCGGCTTTCCTCAGAACAGCGTCTTCTGCAAGTGGGGAATCCATGCAG GTGGTGCATGGAGACTTTTGTCAGGTTCGAGAGAAGGGCAGACCCAAATAGACGCACCCCAGGCAGGAGAAATGGCATACTGGAGTCACCCCATCGACCTTCATTACACCACCAAAGGACTTCAag GCTGGCCCAAGCTTCACCTGCAGGTGTTGCATCAGGATTCCTTTGGTCGCTGCCAGCTTTATGGTTATGGTTACTGCCACATCCCTTCCAGTGCAGGACACCATCGTTTGCAGTGTGTGACGTGGTGTCCTGAGGGCTCCTGGCAGGAGCAGCTGACGCAGAGTTTTGTCGGAGGTGGTCCCCAGCTGCGGTCCCCGGACCTCATTTACAGCGGTGCAGACCGCTATCGACTGCAGACTGTAGCAATGGGCATGGTTGAGCTGGAACTCACTGTCATTTTAAGACATTTTGATCGACATGGTGTCGAGTGCTGA
- the pold3 gene encoding DNA polymerase delta subunit 3: protein MDELYLDNIDEFVNDHNKIVTYKWLSLTLGVHVNVAKQMLYHYLEQRRQDRSAIPLHATYLVSGKRVDNGSPYHKVAIVREDKLEDVKSKMDPAISIHVYSVQKAELKDSSPLYSTDYDAVKENLKNCNKYSAVRYAAAVPLSVAESQHVQETASEEVGSKSTSHYSNAVASKPNTKVKKGIIGMFAIKNPPKNQDSNKDIKLEQKETASTIEPAKKKEDGTTTIVNRFGKNTKIQEKGADKVQTSVDVECSKSPNSPTCIKKEEPADSKAFNEKKKDVRSKTKRDDYSDSDNETIENQKKRRRRIKPQTHSSSGDDGVQDSPTLPDCPVKTELLSCSETFSEDKRRKRRRVLKSHTFVDDEGCMVTEKGYQSESYSESDDNTKANQKKTAIKPSVGKKEDQHKCQKKAMIVSNKVAKQASIMGFFQKK, encoded by the exons ATGGATGAGCTCTATCTCGACAATATAGACGAGTTTGTCAACGATCACAATAAAATA GTCACTTACAAATGGCTCAGTCTTACCTTGGGAGTCCATGTTAATGTGGCCAAACA GATGTTGTACCATTACCTCGAGCAGAGACGCCAGGACAGGTCGGCAATTCCTCTCCATGCTACCTATCTAGTTTCTGGTAAACGTGTAGATAATGGCAGCCCG TATCATAAGGTGGCTATAGTTCGTGAAGACAAACTGGAAG ATGTGAAGTCTAAGATGGATCCCGCCATTAGCATTCACGTTTACAGTGTGCAGAAAGCTGAGCTGAAGGACAGCAGCCCTCTGTACAGCACAGACTATGATGCTGTGAAAGAGAACCTGAAAAACTGTAACAA gtacagTGCTGTTCGCTATGCTGCTGCTGTCCCCTTGTCTGTGGCAGAATCACAGCATGTCCAGGAGACGGCATCAGAAGAAGTAGGCAGTAAATCCACATCACATTATTCTAATGCAGTGGCTTCTAAACCTAACACCAAAGTAAAGAAAGGCATCATAGGGATGTTTGCAATCAAAAATCCACCTAAGAATCAGGACTCAAACAAAGATATAAAACTGGAACAGAAGGAGACTGCATCTACG ATAGAGCCAGCAAAGAAGAAAGAGGATGGTACGACTACCATAGTTAACCGCTTTGGGAAGAACACAA AGATTCAGGAAAAAGGAGCGGATAAAGTACAAACGTCAGTGGATGTAGAGTGTTCAAAGTCACCTAATTCTCCAACCTGTATAAAGAAAGAAGAACCTGCTGATTCAAAGGccttcaatgaaaaaaaaaaagatgtgcgGAG TAAGACTAAGCGAGACGACTACTCTGACAGCGACAATGAGACAATTGAGAATCAGAAAAAGAGAAGACGCAGAATAAagccacagacacacagcagcagtggtgatgatg GTGTGCAAGACTCTCCTACTTTGCCTGACTGTCCTGTCAAAACAGAACTGCTTTCATGCTCAGAA ACCTTTTCAGAAGACAAGAGGAGGAAACGAAGACGGGTTTTGAAGTCACACACCTTTGTAGATGATGAAGGCTGCATGG TGACTGAGAAAGGATATCAAAGTGAGTCTTACTCTGAAAGTGATGATAACACAAAGGCCAACCAAAAGAAAACTGCAATCAAACCATCTGTTGGGAAGAAGGAAGATCAACATAAATGTCAAAAGAAAGCTATGATTGTGTCAAACAAAGTAGCAAAACAGGCCTCGATCATGGGATTCTTTCAGAAGAAATGA
- the cbr1l gene encoding carbonyl reductase 1-like: MTSKVAVVTGANKGIGLAIVKGLSRAGFPGDIILCARNEKLGQGAVETLKSEGLHNVKFQRLDVCDQRSAVELKLFLEKNYGGLDVLINNAGIAYTKDASEPFGEQAEVTMRTNFWGMLWVSHALFPLLRAGARVVNVSSFVSKQVLNQCSPELQARLRNANISEEELCELMGEFVIGAQQGDQEAQGWPNSAYGTTKIGVTVLSRIQARILSQTRPSDGILVNACCPGWVRTDMAGPNAPKTPEQGAETPVYLATLPVGTRDPHGQLVWDKTIQEW; this comes from the exons ATGACTTCAAAAGTGGCCGTGGTTACTGGAGCTAATAAAGGAATCGGTCTGGCCATAGTGAAAGGGCTGAGCAGAGCTGGCTTCCCAGGAGACATTATTCTCTGTGCCCGTAACGAGAAACTTGGCCAGGGCGCCGTGGAGACGCTTAAATCCGAGGGGCTTCACAACGTGAAATTTCAGAGGCTGGACGTGTGCGACCAGAGGAGCGCCGTGGAGCTCAAACTCTTCCTGGAAAAAAATTACGGCGGGCTGGACGTTCTCATCAACAACGCAGGAATCGCTTATACAA aAGATGCAAGCGAACCGTTTGGAGAGCAGGCTGAGGTGACCATGCGCACCAACTTCTGGGGTATGCTGTGGGTGAGCCACGCCCTGTTTCCTCTGCTGCGCGCCGGCGCTCGAGTGGTTAACGTGTCCAGCTTTGTAAGCAAGCAGGTCCTCAACCAGTGCAGCCCGGAACTGCAGGCCAG GCTTcgaaatgcaaatatttcagaAGAGGAATTATGTGAATTAATGGGTGAATTTGTAATTGGAGCTCAGCAGGGTGACCAAGAGGCCCAGGGGTGGCCGAACAGTGCATATGGTACAACAAAG attggAGTAACTGTGCTCTCAAGAATCCAGGCACGAATTCTGAGCCAGACTCGACCTTCTGATGGTATCTTGGTGAATGCCTGTTGTCCAGGCTGGGTTAGAACAGATATGGCCGGGCCGAACGCCCCCAAGACCCCGGAACAGGGAGCAGAGACGCCTGTTTATCTTGCAACTTTACCTGTGGGAACCAGAGATCCTCATGGACAGCTGGTGTGGGACAAAACCATACAAGAATggtga